In Fusarium falciforme chromosome 9, complete sequence, the following are encoded in one genomic region:
- a CDS encoding IPPc domain-containing protein — protein sequence MEPTNGEGPDGSSIKPVSSLRARFENMTSTNTVSKPADVTAPAPTPSRPISPAPKPNRLRDFKPGQDAAAPASAVPSTPVVPARPKERPKPAALAINHDAPPPPSQMSARPVPAAKPHSIQLQQTVAPPPPPAVTVLPPQSPPKGRLSTLAVGDQPPFLNPDTIATPSTPGGSSRGFKIPSRSHTSSPSISGPKSPRPAGSRPPSPPPPRRSGELRRSDTVKTAPPPPAPRNEKALIPAPKLTAAPGPPGPRKGDISQETSPFNSPPSSVASGDGTPPKLPTRPRPQSQIELPSRPRSVIVGFDPPPVHHSVANMRKDREQEVNGFSKSITPQPTGEVRPALPARPGTFEIPPRPPTLNNNTMKPPPRPPRPAVSTAIQPLENIPSTPPKRVVSTPTTQQQPQQQLAPPTRGHGRSMTIDRTSDRAPAEFRIAPVTAAAPPIAAVAPPKPIQSAVVAPAKIAPKPDPIHHVTAYPDASNTNRRPPFIKHGSYEIQTKYDARNFDVCGEFICASGHMTRVWSLLDGELIMSLSHTEGIRATAVAFKPAADPREEGKRIWIGTNTGDLMEVEVATHAITPGKPNVHGRCEVIRIYRRFNEIWTLDEFGTLLVWGPDETAVANLTGSPTQSYKVPKGHTYSMVVGDELWHATGKEIRIFAPTVDGRSQFQVLVRPLVADSAGEVTSGTLVKSQPDKVFFGHVDGKVTIYSTTDYTCLGMLNVSTWKINALANAGSYIWAAYNTGKICVYDVEEAPWVVLKEWQGHDNPIVKMIADPSSSYFLDRQQIVSLGADNKIRAWDGLLEDDFLEDSMKSKDTQYCDFDEIKALFLTWNAGASTPSSLRYSDGDATFFQDLVQSSGSPEILVFGFQELVDLEDKKLTAKRFLKPKKKEAGTDQERMSHQYRDWRDFLLKTLDDYMPADDLYHLLHTAPMVGLFTCIFVKSSIRDRIRGLNAAEVKRGMGGLHGNKGCVTVRFRVDDTSICLVNCHLAAGQSQANARHNDIAAILEASLFPSERDSATRVDNFVGGGDGSLILDHELCILNGDLNYRIDTMSRDTVVTAVKQNNLGKLLERDQLLVARRRNPAFKLRAFDEMPITFAPTYKYDVGTDNYDTSEKRRSPAWCDRLLYRGRGRVEQLDYRRHEVRVSDHRPVTGSFNLWVKKVDARRRAKAWMESQQGFEDMRQKETSQDKLLYLRDTCGFDEETSKRLVKEKSARRDNRSPSRN from the exons ATGGAACCTACCAACGGAGAAGGGCCTGATGGCTCGTCGATT AAACCCGTATCCTCTCTGCGGGCGCGGTTCGAGAACATGACCTCGACAAACACCGTCAGCAAACCCGCCGATGTCACAGCCCCCGCCCCGACTCCTTCACGGCCCATCTCTCCGGCCCCCAAACCGAATCGCCTCCGAGATTTCAAGCCGGGCCAAGACGCTGCAGCGCCAGCGTCGGCCGTCCCTTCGACCCCCGTAGTCCCTGCCAGGCCGAAAGAGCGGCCCAAGCCTGCTGCACTGGCCATCAACCATGAtgcccctcccccgccgTCTCAGATGTCCGCACGACCAGTCCCGGCCGCGAAACCACATTCGATACAGCTTCAGCAGACAGTagcaccgccgccgcctcctgcTGTTACGGTTCTCCCGCCTCAATCACCGCCAAAGGGCCGGCTGTCGACTCTTGCAGTGGGGGACCAACCTCCGTTCCTCAACCCCGATACTATTGCAACACCTTCCACTCCGGGTGGCTCATCTCGAGGCTTTAAAATCCCAAGCCGATCACATACATCTTCACCATCTATTAGCGGCCCCAAATCACCACGCCCTGCCGGCTCAAGACCTCCCTCGCCACCTCCTCCGAGGCGCTCAGGCGAGTTAAGGCGGAGTGATACTGTTAAGActgcacctcctcctccggctCCTCGCAACGAAAAGGCTCTGATACCTGCACCAAAGTTGACAGCGGCCCCAGGACCCCCGGGACCTCGAAAGGGCGACATCTCACAGGAAACCTCGCCGTTCAACAGTCCGCCGAGCAGCGTAGCATCTGGCGATGGAACCCCTCCAAAGCTACCCACGAGACCAAGACCGCAGTCTCAGATCGAGCTGCCTAGTAGGCCTCGGTCTGTTATTGTTGGATTTGATCCTCCACCGGTTCATCACTCGGTTGCCAACATGCGGAAGGATCGTGAGCAGGAAGTCAATGGGTTCTCAAAAAGTATCACTCCTCAACCAACAGGTGAGGTTCGTCCTGCACTACCAGCGAGGCCTGGGACCTTTGAAATTCCACCACGACCTCCTACTCTTAACAACAATACCATGAAACCCCCACCGCGACCTCCACGCCCAGCTGTATCTACAGCAATTCAACCATTGGAAAATATCCCTTCTACGCCTCCAAAGCGCGTCGTCTCGACCCCGACAACACAGCAACAGCCTCAGCAACAGCTAGCTCCCCCAACACGGGGCCATGGTAGATCTATGACGATCGACAGAACCTCCGACCGAGCGCCCGCAGAGTTTCGAATTGCTCCGGTGACTGCGGCGGCGCCCCCGATCGCAGCTGTTGCGCCTCCAAAGCCAATTCAGTCAGCCGTTGTTGCCCCTGCCAAGATTGCGCCAAAACCCGACCCCATCCATCATGTCACAGCATATCCCGATGCGTCCAACACCAATCGCCGACCACCGTTCATCAAGCATGGATCTTACGAGATCCAGACCAAGTACGACGCGAGGAACTTTGATGTATGTGGTGAATTCATTTGCGCAAGTGGGCACATGACGAGAGTATGGAGTCTCTTGGATGGCGAGCTGATCATGAGCCTGTCCCATACGGAGGGTATCAGAGCTACCGCAGTGGCCTTCAAGCCAGCTGCTGACCCTCGAGAGGAGGGTAAGCGCATTTGGATTGGTACTAACACGGGTGACCTCATGGAAGTTGAGGTTGCCACGCATGCTATTACACCGGGAAAGCCAAATGTTCATGGCCGATGCGAAGTCATTCGAATATACCGGCGTTTCAACGAGATATGGACCCTAGATGAGTTTGGCACGCTGCTCGTATGGGGGCCTGACGAGACTGCCGTTGCCAACCTCACAGGAAGCCCAACACAGAGCTACAAGGTTCCCAAGGGACATACCTACTCCATGGTCGTTGGGGATGAGCTCTGGCACGCTACGGGCAAAGAAATCCGTATTTTTGCGCCGACGGTGGATGGCCGGTCTCAGTTCCAGGTCCTCGTCCGGCCACTGGTAGCAGACAGCGCTGGTGAAGTGACCTCGGGAACCCTTGTGAAGTCACAGCCAGACAAGGTCTTCTTCGGCCATGTCGATGGCAAAGTGACGATATACTCGACTACCGATTACACATGCCTGGGAATGCTGAATGTCAGCACCTGGAAGATTAATGCCCTAGCGAACGCGGGCAGCTACATATGGGCAGCCTACAACACAGGCAAGATCTGTGTCTatgatgttgaggaggcgCCGTGGGTGGTTTTGAAGGAATGGCAGGGACACGACAACCCGATTGTGAAGATGATTGCTGACCCTTCGAGCTCATACTTTTTGGACCGCCAGCAGATCGTCTCCCTGGGCGCTGATAACAAGATCAGGGCGTGGGACGGTCTGCTCGAGGACGACTTCCTTGAGGATTCGATGAAGTCCAAGGACACCCAGTATTgcgactttgacgagatcaaggctCTCTTCTTGACTTGGAATGCCGGCGCTTCTACACCATCCAGTCTTCGATATTCCGATGGCGATGCAACCTTCTTCCAGGACCTCGTTCAATCCAGTGGCTCGCCAGAAATCCTTGTGTTTGGTTTCCAGGAGCTGGTGGACTTGGAGGACAAGAAGTTGACTGCCAAACGATTcctcaagcccaagaagaaggaagcagGGACAGACCAAGAACGGATGAGCCATCAGTACCGTGACTGGAGGGATTTCCTGCTCAAGACCCTTGATGACTATATGCCGGCGGACGATCTGTACCATTTGCTTCATACTGCTCCCATGGTTGGATTGTTTACCTGCATCTTTGTCAAGTCTTCCATTCGCGACAGGATTCGAGGTCTGAATGCTGCCGAGGTGAAGCGGGGAATGGGTGGCTTGCACGGCAACAAGGGCTGTGTAACGGTACGGTTCCGAGTCGACGACACATCGATCTGCCTTGTCAACTGCCATTTGGCGGCCGGGCAGTCACAAGCCAACGCTCGCCACAACGATATTGCAGCCATTCTCGAGGCGAGCTTGTTCCCGAGTGAACGAGACTCGGCAACTCGAGTTGACAATTTCGTCGGTGGAGGAGACGGCAGTCTCATTTTGGATCACGAGCTGTGCATTCTCAACGGTGATCTCAACTACCGTATCGATACCATGTCTCGGGACACGGTTGTAACGGCAGTGAAGCAGAATAACTTGGGCAAGCTCCTTGAACGCGATCAGCTCTTGGTGGCTCGTCGCCGCAACCCAGCTTTCAAGCTCCGAGCTTTCGACGAGATGCCCATCACATTTGCGCCAACATACAAGTACGATGTGGGCACAGACAACTACGATACAAGCGAAAAGAGACGAAGTCCCGCCTGGTGCGATCGACTTCTATACcggggacgaggacgagtGGAGCAACTTGATTACCGACGACATGAAGTCAGAGTGAGCGATCACCGTCCTGTGACGGGAAGCTTCAACCTCTGGGTTAAAAAGGTGGACGCGAGACGCCGAGCGAAGGCGTGGATGGAAAGCCAGCAAGGATTTGAGGACATGCGGCAGAAAGAAACATCCCAAGACAA GCTTCTCTATCTAAGGGACACATGCGGCTTCGACGAAGAAACGAGCAAGAGGCTAGTTAAGGAAAAGTCTGCGAGACGAGACAACCGCAGCCCAAGTCGAAACTAA
- a CDS encoding CID domain-containing protein, protein MATPELVIAKATLSATLFRADPTSLSRPVVDAFFPLLTNALSQCSRPNVQKCKVWIVDNVGPSPARIAALAKYLGILSKSLQDDGSRPSLKRKRLHLLYVLNDVFYHAIKRKGDGKFATLWDGVLPGLVASAAAFDNCPKHKAKLENLIRLWEEKKYFGADIVSKLKDALASGVASQPAEPPQISNAPIKLAKDAPYTLPSLHGDPSTPWYDLPATTWLPHLTPNSTKPMIPDLIRPIQLAPGPADKVLVDAVQGLLGEVERMFSREQKLNDEPGVDLNELGERVLLDEITGEIIGGETYYGWSQAARARGRAATLEDVREAHRATRTNVDDSRETREAVVSPAAGVQVNTGEADHTVEVVMEVEVDVAVPATPPAGVQTPVDDTTVPGGIARTADLGLPNAHLAVMTGSFMTVQTALLRLRHNNSHRTFLQFLHREISPFPRLPRLDIKAPGHRHRLLRI, encoded by the exons ATGGCGACCCCAGAGTTGGTCATAGCAAAGGCCACACTCTCCGCCACGCTCTTCCGCGCCGACCCAACCTCCCTGAGCCGTCCCGTAGTCGACGCCTTCTTCCCGCTGCTCACCAACGCCCTCTCCCAGTGCTCGCGTCCCAACGTCCAG AAATGCAAAGTTTGGATCGTCGACAACGTTGGGCCCTCGCCCGCGCGCATCGCTGCCCTGGCTAAATACCTAGGCATCCTCTCAAAGAGTTTGCAGGATGACGGCTCGCGTCCCAGTCTCAAGCGGAAGAGACTGCATCTCTTGTATGTTCTAAACGACGTGTTTTACCACGCCATCAAGAGAAAAGGCGATGGCAAGTTTGCGACATTGTGGGATGGCGTCCTTCCCGGTCTTGTCGCAAGCGCCGCAGCCTTTGACAACTGCCCAAAACACAAGGCGAAGCTCGAAAACCTGATTCGATTatgggaagagaagaaatatTTCGGCGCCGACATCGTCTCGAAACTTAAGGATGCGCTCGCAAGCGGCGTGGCATCTCAACCGGCCGAACCCCCCCAAATCTCCAATGCGCCCATCAAACTCGCTAAAGACGCGCCTTACACCTTGCCCTCCCTTCACGGCGACCCTTCGACGCCGTGGTACGACCTGCCCGCAACGACATGGCTTCCACATTTGACTCCCAACTCAACCAAGCCCATGATCCCAGACCTCATTCGGCCCATTCAGCTAGCTCCTGGTCCTGCAGACAAGGTGTTGGTAGACGCGGTGCAAGGCTTGCTGGGTGAAGTTGAGCGCATGTTCTCTAGGGAACAAAAACTGAACGATGAGCCCGGTGTGGACTTGAATGAGCTGGGAGAACGGGTTCTCTTGGATGAAATCACGGGTGAAATCATTGGTGGAGAGACATACTACGGCTGGTCCC AGGCCGCTCGCGCTCGAGGTCGAGCAGCTACTCTCGAGGACGTTCGCGAAGCTCATCGCGCCACGCGCACAAACGTCGACGACTCTCGCGAGACTCGAGAGGCCGTAGTCTCTCCCGCAGCCGGAGTCCAAGTCAACACCGGGGAAGCAGATCATACAGTCGAGGTCGTGATGGAAGTAGAAGTCGACGTCGCAGTCCCAGCTACACCCCCAGCAGGAGTCCAAACCCCGGTAGACGACACGACCGTTCCAGGGGGCATCGCTCGTACAGCAGATCTCGGTCTCCCGAACGCTCACCTCGCCGTCATGACCGGGAGTTTCATGACCGTTCAAAccgccctcctccgcctccgccacAACAACTCCCACCGAACTTTCCTCCAATTCCTCCACCGGGAGATTTCCCCGTTCCCCCGCCTCCCCCGGCTGGATATCAAGGCCCCTGGCCACCGCCACCGCCTCCTCCGCATCTGA
- a CDS encoding Serine/threonine-protein phosphatase 2A 56 kDa regulatory subunit gives MKRFSQRVLSRGKDSSKSSKKNKDSKDGTASPSSRDSNQSPVLTPTSSTSTLNDPRNKPLPQNNAGHGSEHGSASQPSNLSNVTQAGNAPDRFGSGGASSPNGGNANSRLPPTVIISPTPGHVPPPGAAETMPHDLAPPKAGQKSLLIHRGIDNRDAIPEGLRTPKRQHSSRFDISAHRELEKLPGFHEVPPNRRQELFMQKIDQCNVIFDFNDASGDMKSKEIKRLALHELLDYVANNRQVITEPMYPKVVDMFAKNLFRPIPPPMNPQGEAFDPEEDEPVLEVAWPHIQVVYEFFLRFIESQDFNTNIAKAYIDHSFVLQLLELFDSEDPRERDFLKTTLHRIYGKFLNLRSFIRRSINNVFFQFTYETERFNGIAELLEILGSIINGFALPLKEEHKIFLTRVLLPLHKPKSLSMYHPQLAYCIVQFLEKDASLTEDVVLGLLRYWPKVNSTKEVMFLNEVEDIFEVMDPAEFAKVQEPLFHQLAKSVASPHFQVAERALYFWNNEYFCNLVSDNVEIILPIMFAPLYENSKGHWNRTIHGMVYNAMKLFMEINPQLFDDCSHEYTEQQNSAAAREALRERKWAALSEKANQQRESNGTPDAPPARNHVTPMSRVDEVDPVTEDNQKRLDSLKLQDGSASGRRPSLHERQNSVGSTRSR, from the exons ATGAAGCGCTTCAGCCAGAGAGTT CTCTCGCGTGGGAAAGATTCAAGCAAGTCTTCtaagaagaacaaggattCCAAGGATGGTACCGCGTCTCCCTCATCACGGGACTCTAACCAGTCTCCCGTCCTGACGCCCACATCCTCCACGTCGACCCTGAACGACCCCCGAAACAAGCCGCTGCCCCAAAACAATGCTGGCCATGGAAGCGAACACGGTAGCGCCTCGCAGCCCTCCAACCTCTCCAACGTCACTCAGGCCGGTAATGCCCCTGACCGTTTCGGTTCCGGAGGTGCTTCGAGCCCCAACGGCGGCAACGCCAACTCCAGGTTGCCTCCGACTGTCATCATCAGCCCGACGCCTGGT CATGTCCCTCCTCCAGGAGCCGCCGAGACGATGCCTCACGACCTCGCTCCCCCCAAAGCTGGCCAGAAGTCGCTCCTGATCCATCGCGGAATAGATAACCGGGATGCGATTCCCGAGGGACTTCGGACCCCGAAAAGGCAGCACTCGTCACGATTCGACATTTCTGCCCACcgcgagctcgagaagctgcccGGTTTTCATGAAGTCCCACCCAACCGACGACAGGAGCTCTTTATGCAAAAGATTGACCAGTGCAACGTCATTTTCGACTTCAACGATGCGAGCGGAGACATGAAGTCCAAGGAGATCAAGAGGCTTGCTCTGCACGAGCTGCTCGACTATGTCGCTAACAACCGACAAGTCATCACCGAGCCCATGTATCCCAAGGTCGTCGACATGTTTGCCAAGAACCTGTTCCGCCCAATCCCGCCCCCCATGAACCCTCAGGGCGAGGCCTTTGAtccagaggaggatgagcccGTTCTCGAGGTTGCCTGGCCACATATCCAGGTTGTTTATGAGTTTTTCCTGCGCTTCATTGAGAGCCAGGatttcaacaccaacattgCCAAGGCCTATATCGACCACAGCTTCGTTCTGCAGCTTCTGGAGCTGTTTGACTCTGAGGATCCTCGTGAACGAGATTTTTTGAAGACGACCCTCCATCGCATTTATGGAAAATTCCTCAACCTGCGCTCCTTCATTCGACGATCCATCAACAACGTCTTCTTCCAGTTCACCTATGAAACTGAACGCTTCAATGGTATTGCTGAGCTGCTCGAGATTCTTGGTTCCATCATCAACGGATTCGCTCTCCCACTGAAGGAAGAGCACAAGATCTTCCTGACACGGGTGCTGCTGCCCTTGCACAAGCCCAAGAGTCTCAGCATGTATCACCCTCAGCTTGCCTACTGTATTGTGCAAttcttggagaaggatgcCTCGCTCACAGAAGAT GTGGTGCTTGGCTTGCTTCGCTACTGGCCCAAGGTTAACAGCACCAAGGAAGTCATGTTCCTCAACGAGGTTGAGGACATCTTTGAGGTGATGGATCCTGCCGAGTTTGCCAAGGTCCAGGAGCCTCTGTTCCATCAACTGGCCAAGTCGGTGGCCAGCCCCCATTTCCAGGTTGCCGAGCGTGCGTTGTACTTCTGGAACAACGAATATTTCTGCAACCTTGTCAGTGACAATGTGGAGATTATTCTTCCCATTATGTTCGCGCCCCTGTATGAGAACTCCAAGGGACACTGGAACAG GACGATCCATGGCATGGTATACAATGCCATGAAACTCTTTATGGAGATTAACCCACAGCTGTTTGACGACTGCTCGCATGAGTACACTGAGCAGCAGAACAGTGCCGCGGCACGGGAAGCTCTGCGGGAGCGTAAATGGGCTGCTCTGAGCGAGAAGGCGAACCAGCAAAGGGAAAGCAACGGAACCCCCGACGCGCCGCCAGCACGAAACCACGTCACACCGATGTCACGCGTCGATGAGGTTGACCCTGTCACCGAGGATAACCAGAAGCGCCTCGATTCGCTTAAGCTGCAAGACGGTTCAGCCAGCGGTCGTCGACCCAGTCTCCACGAGCGCCAGAATTCTGTGGGATCTACCCGGAGTCGATAA
- a CDS encoding C2H2-type domain-containing protein — protein MPSGLQADGTFMCKPCQIRFPTWERLLKHKDIMRRAGKAKHIHCKFCGMDFKTEVAHMTHIHQSHPQAQDLQCPGCHQGPFAKLGGLLHHIQNECSTLDVSFLEHLREEKMEFATQLQAITNEPVKANYAHYMPAASGGGYDYEEVESKIEAFKLKKEFPDLCKPESTVDHADNKENIAPWEWDSGKKLFPDAPPAQKPTKEQLEAAAAPGPQDWDEWLNVNDPTHPKFNVARYYQSIIDKYACPVIGCGKTFKNSRAIIGHLKSPAHSGTKYRCPYCLRTFNSLAAITSHAEDSSVRCRMRETDTYGALIDQLTGGLADVSFRRHDDGTVKYEVSKNFRRKAPEPSKPKPSKSEPLKTELSKPQPPKAKETEPVKPEPLKPAKTESSEPQPLKTELSKPLPLKAELLKTKQFEPSVKAIEIDPWTGSQITR, from the exons ATGCCTTCTGGTCTTCAGGCCGACGGCACGTTCATGTGCAAGCCGTGCCAGATCAGGTTCCCGACCTGGGAACGGCTGCTCAAGCACAAAGACATAATGCGACGGGCCGGCAAGGCCAAACATATTCATTGCAAGTTCTGCGGCATGGACTTCAAGACCGAGGTGGCTCATATGACGCACATCCACCAG AGCCACCCTCAAGCGCAAGATCTCCAGTGTCCAGGATGTCACCAGGGCCCCTTCGCCAAACTGGGCGGTCTCCTCCACCATATCCAGAACGAGTGCAGTACCCTGGATGTTTCGTTCCTTGAGCACCTTcgtgaggagaagatggagttTGCTACCCAGCTCcaggccatcaccaacgaGCCTGTCAAGGCAAACTACGCACACTATATGCCTGCCGCTAGTGGTGGCGGCTACGACtacgaggaggttgagagcAAGATCGAGGCCTTCAAGCTTAAGAAGGAGTTCCCCGATCTCTGCAAGCCAGAGTCCACCGTCGACCACGCTGACAACAAGGAGAACATTGCGCCCTGGGAGTGGGATTCGGGCAAGAAGCTGTTCCCTGACGCGCCCCCAGCGCAGAAGCCTACAAAGGAACAGCTGGAGGCGGCTGCTGCCCCTGGGCCACAGGACTGGGATGAATGGTTGAATGTTAATGATCCAACCCATCCCAAGTTCAACGTCGCCCGGTACTACCAGTCAATCATTGACAAGTACGCCTGTCCCGTCATAGGATGCGG AAAAACCTTCAAGAACTCCCGCGCCATCATCGGACATCTCAAGTCGCCAGCTCACTCGGGAACCAAGTACCGGTGCCCCTACTGCCTCCGGACTTTCAACTCGCTTGCTGCCATCACGTCGCATGCAGAGGATAGTAGTGTGAGATGCCGAATGCGCGAAACTGACACGTATGGCGCCTTGATCGACCAGCTGACGGGTGGTCTGGCGGATGTCTCTTTTCGCCGCCATGATGACGGCACCGTCAAGTATGAGGTTTCCAAGAACTTTCGCCGCAAGGCGCCAGAGCCTTCCAAGCCTAAGCCTTCCAAGTCGGAGCCGCTTAAGACTGAGCTTTCCAAGCCTCAGCCACCCAAGGCTAAGGAGACAGAGCCTGTTAAGCCCGAGCCTCTCAAGCCGGCCAAGACTGAGTCTTCCGAGCCTCAACCTCTCAAGACGGAGCTCTCCAAGCCTCTGcccctcaaggccgagctgCTCAAGACTAAGCAGTTCGAGCCTAGCGTCAAGGCGATTGAGATTGATCCTTGGACTGGCAGCCAGATCACCCGGTAA